The Triticum aestivum cultivar Chinese Spring chromosome 4B, IWGSC CS RefSeq v2.1, whole genome shotgun sequence sequence GTATGGCGTATTTGGATGATCGGTTATTGATGCTACAAAGCTGTAAAAGGATATATAGACATGGAATATATCATATTAGTCTATATAAAACTGACTTTCTCATATCATGATTCGGGCAATAATACTCTGCCATGAATAGTTCTTCGCACATCTCATTGCAATTTGTTAAATTTATTGTCTGTTGATTCATGGCTCCATTGACGGCACATGCTGACCGTTCATCTAGCCATTCTTTAATGTGATAGGGTCAATCATGATAATACGTGTACATCCACAGTTCTTTTAAACATGTAGTCCATACTAAGCATGTGCACTATAAACTGAGCAAATGTTAAATTTCCCTTGGAATATTTCTCCTTATGTGAAGTAATATAACATAGATCATGGCTCACAATGTACATTTTATAATCACTACCTTCTAAGTTAACGCAAGGTCTGATGTTGGTTTGGACATTGTAGCAAGAATCATGTAGTTCAATAATGGGCAATTTTGAGGGATCTTGTGGTGGTTGTTTTTCTCATGTGGGAGTTGTTGTTAGGCCATGTAAATTTGCCAAGAGATTGTCTGATGCCCCTTCAGCTACGGAGGATAAAAGAAAACACGGTAAGAACTCTCATAGGTGAGAATGGATTTCCCTGGATTGTACCTATTCTATCTTTTTCAGTTTTATATAGCACAATTAGATATGCACATGGTTCAAAGTTAGTTATACTATTTAATCAGGATGGGAATAGGCCAGCCCGCTCCGTCCCAGACCTGGTCCCTGCGGGCCCCTCTATTCTGTTCAGGGACATAGAGCCGGCCCAATGGTCCAATACCAAGTTGCCTCATGTCCCATTTGACAACATGGTCTGTCCCATTTTTATAGTAGATTGTACGAAAGCAAAGAGCATTTACACAACAACTTGTTTCAGCTAGCATCATTTAGCTGTGGAAATTTTTAGTAAGTTAAGATATTTAGAATTTATTTGTTCAATGAAAAAAAGAATATATGCATCTTCGTTACTATTTCTACCACGAACTGTTTGCACCATAAGGTAGCATTTTGTAACTCTGAAACAAAAGCGGTCTTGGGTCATTAGTTTGAAATTTCCATATAAGCACAAGGGTAACAACCTAACAAAGGCATGTGCATCATAACGGCAGACTACAGCCTTGGGCAACTAAAGTAAGGTCGACCCGCTTGTCCCGGTGGACCGGTGATGAACGGCTCCCCTGGCCCCATTTTCTTATGAAGCCGGCCCACAAGACCCATCGGCTTTGTTATGGGCAGGGCCGGACCAATGTCCCAATGGGTAACATCGGCCCATTCCCATCATGACTATTTACTTTGTAGTGTGCTCTTTCTGATTTAGTCACACTTGTTTCTTTTAAATCAGGGACATGCTATCCTTAGGTTCTGAATTCTGAAGGGGAAATTGGTGATGTGAATGGGGAATTTGCTATTGTATGATGTTTAATTTAGTACAAACGACCGACAATGTTCATTGTTGAGTTTCTTCTATGACTATGCAAAATGAAACACAACAGGTGAAATCATGGCATTTATTCTTGATTTCTGTTAAGTGTAATTATTGAGTTATAAGATTTTGATGCCAATGTAATTGAAATGCTGCTAAAATGTTCTCCTAGTTGATGATTTAATATGGTGGCGGAGAAGATAATCAATATAGGTTTGGATCAAAGAAGTCATTTTTCCATGTGCCGCCGCCTCCTTGCGATCTGGATCGAACACAAGTTGAGTTTTCTGTattgaggagagagagagagatatacaAGGTTACATGGGCCTGGGCCTCACTCTAGACTATGGGCCTGGGCCTGTACAAGACAAACACAACATATATACttaacaccaccaccaccaccaccaccctcaAACTTAAGGTGGGTCAGGAGCATCTGATACACCAAGTTTGAGAGTGTGAAACCTATGCTGATCTCTAGTTTGTGCCTTGGTGAAGAAATCCGCAACTTGAAGCTCTGATGGGATATATTGTAGCTTGACAGTGGATTGTTGACAATGAGATCGAGTGAATAAGGCATCCACACCAATGTGTTTGGTCAACTCATGCTTGACTGGATCATTAGCAATCTGAATAGCAGCAGTGCTGTCACAAAGAAGAGGTGTTGGTGTATGACATAAGACACCAAGATCATCCAATAGTCAGCGAAGCCATACAATCTATGTTGTAGTAGAGAGAGCCCTAAGctctgcctcggcgctggagcgAGACACAGCAGTTTGCTTCTTTGATTTCCATGCAATGAGAGATGTACCAAGAAATATGCAATAGCCAGTGACCGAGCGACGATCAATAGGATCACTCGCCAAAGTGGAATCAAAGTAAGGATGAAGCTGGAGCTGACTGGAATTAGCATAGAACAAGTGGCGAGATGTAGTTCCCCTTAAATACCTAAGGACTCGGAATAGGTGACCATGATGAACTGAGGTGGGAGCACAGACAAATTGACAGAGAATATGGACTGCATGTGCGATGTCAGGTCTGGTCACTGTGAGGTACACTAGACTGCCGACAATGTGACGATAGCGAGAGAGATCCTCAAGAGGAGTACCATCAGTAGGACACAACTGCAGATGAAGCTCCATAGGTGTAGCAGCAATGCGCGCGTCAGTGAGACCTGAGCGAAGAATCAAATCCTGAGTGTACTTTTGCTGGGAGATATAGTAACCATCATCGGTGTGCTCGACCTCAATCCCGAAAAAATAGCCGAGAGACCCCAAATCTGACATCTTGAATTGTTCACTCAATTTTTTCTTAACAAAATCAATATACCCAACATCATCTCCAGTGATCAACATGTCATCTACATAAAGTAGAAGCAATGTACGGCCATGCTCAGATGTATGAATGAAGAGTGCAGGGTCATGTTCACTAGGAGAAAAACCGGCAGCTTGAATCACAGAACTGAACCACTCAAACCAGGCACGAGGGGCCTGCTTAAGCCCATAAAGAGCCTTTCGAAGACGACAAACATGACCTGATGGAACCTTGATACCTggaggtggctgcatataaacttcCTCATGTAAATCACCATGAAGGAAGGCATTCTTCACATCCATGTGGGAAATTTTCCATGACCGAGTAGCAGCCACAGCAATTAGAGTTCGAACTGAAGTCATGTGAGCAACAGGAGCAAACAACTCATCATAATCTTTCCCATGAGACTGCTGAAAACCTCTTGCAACAAGGCGGGCCTTGTAGCGTTCCACAGAACCATTTGACTTGGTTTTAACCTTATACACCCATTTGCAAGTGATAGGGACTGAACGAGGAGGTAATGGTACCAAATCCCATGTACTAGTACGCTCTAAGGCTGCAAGCTCCTCAGACATAGCCAGTTGCCACTCAGGTGACACAACTGCCTCCTGATAGGTACTAGGCTCAGAAACAACCCCTGCATATAAGTCCTTCTTGTATCGCGTTGCTAGAGAAGAGCCGTCAGTGCAAGGATCAGTAGTACTGGCTGGAGGAGTAGAAGACAAAGGCATAGATGACTGCGTGTCACATGAAACTTTAGAACGACGAGTGTAATGGAAAGTACTGGCTGGAGGAGTAGAATAACGACGAGTGTAATGGAAAGGAAGACTATCTAGAGGTGGAGCTAGTGGAAGAGAGAAAGGAGCTGGTGAGGAAGGAGATGAAACATGTGGTGGAGATGGTTCTGATGTTAGGACGGAGGAAGGTTGTTCAGCTATGGACTCATCTAAAAAGATAGGTGGAAGTGAAAGAAACGAGGTAGACTCTAAAGAAGTTGAGGATGATGGTTTAGTGGAAGGGGAATTGAAGGGTTGATCCTCAACAAAAGTGACATCGCGAGAAAAGCGAATGCGGCGAGCAGAAGAATCATAGCAACGGTAGCCCTTATGTTCAAGACTATATCCAAGGAAGGAAAACTCAGCAGACTGAGCAGTCAACTTGGTACGCTCACGAGGTGCTAAAAGAACATAACAAGTACAACCAAAGACACGGAGGTGGTCATACGTGGGAGGAGAACCAAACAAAACCTCACCAGGACACTTGCCCTCAAGGCGAGTAGAAGGTTGGAGATTGATAAGATAAACAGCAGTTGAGATAGCTTCACCCCAAAAATGAGTGGGGACAAAGGAAGAAATCAGAAGGGTACGAGCTGTCTCAACAATATGGCGATGCTTACGCTCagcaacgccattctgagcatgggcACCGGGGCATGAAAGCTGAGGGAGAGTACCCTCAGATGAGAGAAACTCGCGAAAAGCAGTAGATAGATACTCCCCCCCGGAGTCGGAACGAAAAACACGAACAGCACTGGAAAACTAAGTATGGACCGTATGTACAAAAGCCTTATTATATATAGAAAACAACTCAGAAAGATGCCTCATAAAATAGACCCAAGTATGTCGAGAGTGATCATCAACAAATATGACATAATGTTTGTGGCCACCTTTCGAAACAAAGGGGgaaggaccccatacatcagagtgCACTAAATCAAAAGGATGACTAGAATGAGTAGTGCTGGAAGAGTATGGAAGTTGTATTTGTTTCCCTAGCTTACAACCCTTACAGTGAAAACCAGCATCTATGGAAACATGACCCAAAACACCTTGTCGAACAAGGGTAGATAAACGAGAACCACACAAGTGACCTAAGCGATGGTGCCACTGGGCAAAAGAAAACGACGAAGTGGATCTTGATGTTGATGCAACCATCCGGAACGCGGATGTGGTGGAAGCTGAAGGAAGGTGTAAGGTGTCAAGGATGTAGAGGGATGTGGATCCTCTACGGCGATGGCCAGTTCCAATGACCCTCTTGCTCTGACGGTCCTGCACATAACAAAATgagtcatcaaaaccaacaaagtaGTTCATATCAGCAAGCTGGCCAACAGACATAAGATTCATGGACAGCTCTGGAGCAAAGGAGATGGCAGGAACAGAAAACTTGGATGTGCAAAGAGAACCCTGATGAGTAATAGAACAAGGTGTACCATCAGCAGTCTGAACAAAGGCACCATCCCGCACTGGATGGCAAGACACAAGCTGAGAGCGATCAGAGGTCACATGgaaagaagctccagagtccagaacccaaGGCTGGGTTGCAGCAACAGCGGGCTGAGAGAGAACAGATGCAAAAGCACCCCTCGCTTGCAAAAGCACCCCTCGCTTGCTGCTGATAAGGAGCCTGGGGTGCACGACGCTGCTGATTGAGGGCCTGTCTAGCCTGAAACTCAGCTAACAGCTCTGGATGAAGCTTGAAACAACCATCTCTGTGGTGTCCTGCCTTCTTGCAGAACGAGCAGACGACAGCTGAAGGTGTGGCCTTGGAGGCACCTGGCCGCTGAGGAAAAGCCAGAACACTTGTGTGTAGAGTCTGCGCAGAAGTAGTCCCAAGAGAACGCAGACGAGTCTCCTCAGCGATCAAGCTAGCAAGTGCCTCTGTCAAGGTGGGAGGAGTCGTACGACCAAGCAATTGAGTGCGAATGTTCTCAAAGTCTGGCTTGAGACCCATCACAAACTGAAACATGAGAGTCTGATGGTCATACTTTTCCTTCACTGCACATGACTCACAACCAGAATTACCCTTTGGAACCATGGAACCTAGCTGCCCAGTGATGCGAGTGAAAGCTCCATAGTACTCTTCTATGGACATGTCTTCTGGCTGCTGAGTGTTGTGTAAATTCTGAAACAAGGAGAAATGAAGTGCACTGCTGGGCTGAAGGTAGCGCTGCTCAAAGTACTTCCATGTCTCTTTAGCTGAAGTGTGATGCTCAAGACTCATTCGGAGTGAGGGTTCAACACCCAGAATTAAAACTCCCATCACACGCTCATCGATCTTTTGCCAAGACTTCCTTGCTGCACCATCATTTGGACTAGGTGGATCATCTGTCAGATGAGAAACCAAACCAGCCGTCCTCAAGACAGTCCGGGCAAAAAATGTCTATTCCCTGTAGTTTAAACCATCAAGCTTGATATCTATGATCAAAGAACCAAATCCGAAATCATTTCTTGCCATAGTGGTGAGCGGCCAGCAGCTGGAAACATCCAATCTGATAGCAGCTGCAGGCAGCAACAAGAGATGAGCAGCAGACAGCCACAAACAGGAGCAGCAACCCACTAGGCTGGCTGCTGGACTGCTTGCTGGAGAGCAGGGGAGGCGCCTGGAGCTTGCTGGATCTCACTGGGTAGAAGGAGGAgcttgctggatcttgctggataGAAGGGGGAACACCTGGAGCTTGCTGTAGAGCAGGGAAGGCACCAAGAGCTTGCTGGAGATGGCTGCTGGAGAGCAGGGGAAGTATTCTCACAGAGTAGCTGTGAGGACACACAGAGGAGCTGCTGGAGAGCAGCTCCTACAGGTTGATGACGAAGATGGGATGGGGCAGCGATGTGGATGTCTCCTCACCAGACAGATCCGCCTGAATCACCTCACCGCCGGCGATTTCATGGGTGGCGGCTGGAAGAGGGATTAGGGTTTGGtcctgctctgataccatgttaggaaaCGTGAGGAAGAGAGAATGACCGAACAGTTTTCTGTATTGAGGAGTAGAGAGAGATATACAAGGTTACATGGGCCTGGGCCTCACTCTAGACTATGGGCCTGGGCCTGTACAAGACAAACACAACATATATACTTAACACATTCAACTACCACAAGTTGTGATGCGCATTCAACTATCACTATTTTCATTGTCAACAAAATTATGTGATCCATGTGTATATGTATACATCATATCCAATCGCAGGTCAAGATGTGGCACTTGGTGGGTTTCAGTTCTGGAACACTTTCAGAATTACGAGCATTTTTCCTATGGGCTGCATTATTTGTTGCTCCTACAAAGCGTTTAGGTAATAGTATAGTTTGTAAACTCTGTTTGAGATTGTGCCATCATTTTTACGAGTTTAGCCTTGATGTGCACAAATATGCTTAAATGCTGCAGCACACATTTATGTGTTGCTGTACATGGAAGTCTATGATATGGAGTAGGTGAACATAAATTTCGATCAGTTTGCTGCTGTTTTCTATACATTTTTGTGGCTCTATATAAGCTTATAGAGGTAGCCATGATACAATATATTAAAAACCAAATAATGGCCTCCAGAAACTACCTAACACCTGCATATTTATTTGTTACGCATACATGTTGATAAAGACAAGAGAAGATGTGAATGTAAACTTCCATGACTGAATAGGAGGTTAGACATGTACAATTTTATGCAAAATATGAAAACCAACACAAAATCTACCAGCGAGGTACACAAACCGACTAGTTTCCACTAGGAATCCAACAACATAATTGTTGTGGCATATCATTTCTATTTTGCAGTCAAACCTATGGTCAAAggttgacccaaaatacgatgagggctaataaaccgagacggaggaagtatagtactccccctgtaaagaaatataagagcgggAGGAAGTACTGTACTCCCTCTTGTAAATATTTATTACCCTGCACTTACCGATAAGAATTTATTCATCCCAGATACCAAAGACTGTGGTGCATTGGCAGTACAGTCAATAGAAGCAAGTCCCTCATAAACAATAACCTTGTCCGCTAAGTAGGTTGCCATGATGAAATCATGCTCCACAATAAATGCAGTTTTCTTTGCATGAAGGATGAATCTTTTGATAACCTTCGAGGCAACAATACGCTGCTCTGAATCAAGATATGCACTTGGCTCATCAATTAAATAAATATCTGCAGGCTGAACAACCACAAAGTTGGCATCAATAAGCTGACGGGACGTATGTCCTTGGCCCAattaaatattactccctccgtcccaaaatatagtACATATCAGATTTTTCCAAGTTAAATCTTGTAAaccttgaccaagtttatagaaaaattgaAATTTATCAACATCTAGAATGCCAATTCAACACCATTGGATTCATCATGAAGTATATTTTCATATGGTATACATTTGATACTGTAGATATAGATGGTTTTCCTTATAAACATCGTCAAAGTTTGTGAAGCTTGACTTTTGGTAAAACCAACGCGGATTATATTATGGGGTGGAAGGAATACATTTTCACACATGAGCCAAGGACTGTGTTGATACTTAGACATGCTAAAAATCACACTATAGCAGGGTGAAGCATCACAAATAGATTATGGACCATATATTATCTTTGTGCTTAATACAATATCCAAAATCTTACTCAACCATAAAAGCAGAGCGAGAAAGGAGTCTTAAAAAACCAAATGGAAAATATACATTTAGTATATTGAACATTTAAAAACAATACAAGATGAGAAGCCTTCAGAAGTTCAAAACCATATGATGCAAAAAAGAATTGCCTTATCCCGTATAAAGTTCGAAGTGGAAGAAGAAAATACCTTTCCAAGGCACAAACATAATGCTACTCTCTGGAGCTCTCCACCTGATAAATTAATAACTTCCTGGTCCATGAGTTGCTCAATTTGTAGTGGTTTCATAACATCAGATACAAACTGAGGATGAGTATATGAATCGCGTATTTTCGAATGAAGCAAGTGCCTCACTGGATGCTGGAATTTTGGGCTGATCTTTTGAGGCTTGTAGGACACATTGAATTCAGGAATTTCAACCTCAGTTCCTTCCATGGTATCTGGCTTCAACAACCCGGCCTGTCCAGTCACAACAAGAAagtatgatgcaactgcttcatcAATTCAGAAAAATTACATTCTGTACTGTTTTAGCCAGATGAGCTTCACATGATTTGAGCCATGTAACAGTAAAGTTCTTATAAAATCATAGGTATACAATACAGTACCATCAGAAAGAAAAGGTATCCTTGGTTTCTAAGGTAAAATTCACACCTTTAGATAGCCGATATCAATAGATTAAATGTTGCACCCCACTTTATAGAGAAGAAGAGTAAACTGCATTCATCTAAGATGAACATTTTCAAACAGAAACAACAAAGccttagtcccaaacaagttggggtaggcaaAATACTGCGCCCCTTGAGAACTGCAACATACTAAATTGTATACATTGGGTTTGAAGCACCACCAAACTAAATTGTGTTAACAATATCCAATAGGAATCTTGATTCAGTAGTACTTAGTTGACTTTCAGAGTACCACACTACTAGGGAGTTAACACAAGTTTTAATAGTGGCAAAGGAAAAACTAGACATATTCTGCACTTGCTGAATTTTCAACCTTGAAATGGATAGTCGTGATTTTTTCTATATAGTGTCACCCTGCAcaagcgggagctacgtgcaccgggctgccctttttttagTGTCAAGCTCACAGTGTCCGTAATGGTAAGAAACTAAAGAGCCAAAGGTTCTCATACCATTTCAAATACTAGCACTACTTACAAGGTTTGCAAGATAAGAATAAGGTGAGAAGGAAGTAGGGcggagggaggggagagagagaaagatGTACCAGCATTCTGATGAATGTAGTTTTCCCTGTGCCGTTCTCACCAAGCATCACAACAATCTGAGAATCAGTGAATTCACCCTCAACGACAGAGAGCTTGAAATTTCCCTGTGTTTTGCTCATGGTAGGGTACTTGTACCGCTGGTACGTAGCAACTTCCTCTGCGTTTTCCTGGGTCTCCGCAATCTAACAGGACCATACTAACATAAGACATAGGTTTCATAACTGAACAAGTATTTCAAATCCTATGAGCCAATGTTACCTTAAATGTAAGAGATTCATCTCGAAACCGAAGGTTTTCTGTTGGAACAAATCCAGCCAGGAAAATATTGATACCTTCTCGGACCGAAAATGGTAACGTAACTACACCGTAAGCACCTGGCTTCCCATATAAGCAGCAAATAAAGTCGGACAAGTAATCTAAGACACTCAAGTCATGTTCGACAACGATGACATAGCTGAAAACAAATCAGAGAACACTTGATAATAAATTTCTTGAAGCTTTTAGTCAAAAGATCCAAAAGATAATTAGGTTAACAAATGATGCATTACCTGTTTGATCTAAGCAAAGACCTAATGACTCGGGCAGCCTTAAGCCTCTGTTTAACGTCCAAATAACTTGATGGCTCATCAAACATGTAAATTTCCGCACTTTGTACAGCAACAACTGCTATTGCAAATCTCTGAAGCTCGCCACCAGACAGATCTCCTACATTTCTGTCAATAACTTGGTTCAATTCAAGATCAACGCACAGCTCATTTTTCATATCCCGCTCATCTTTCTGCTCAAGTACTTGCCCTACATTTCCTTGAACAGCTTTTGGAATATGGTCAACATACTGCGGCTTGATGATTGCCTATAGAATATGGGGAGTAGAGACAGAATGCACAGTATCAAAAGCGTTCAACAGCATAAGACAGATGCAAAATCATAAACTGGAACAGCCTATTCAAAAATGTCTGAGTACTAGGTACTTCCTCCGTCCAGGATTGAAGGGCCGGCGCACCATACGGCGTCCATATTTGTTAGGCCATTTGCTTTTACAGCGCTGTGTTTCTCTGGAGATCTGTTGCTAGTCCCATGAGATGATTGGACATGCATACACATGCAGGCTAGGGGAGAGAAAtaggctgctgctgctgcatgcaTGCTATTGACTGGGGCATGCAAGCAGGAGAGCGACCGCATGCAGGCTTGGGGGAGAGATCAAAGGACTATGCAATTAAGAC is a genomic window containing:
- the LOC123092066 gene encoding ABC transporter E family member 2, with protein sequence MADRLTRIAIVSEDKCKPKKCRQECKKSCPVVKTGKLCIEVSPAAKLAFISEELCIGCGICVKKCPFDAIEIINLPKDLEKDTTHRYGPNTFKLHRLPVPRPGQVLGLVGTNGIGKSTALKVLAGKLKPNLGRFKNPPDWQEILTYFRGSELQNYFTRILEDNLKAIIKPQYVDHIPKAVQGNVGQVLEQKDERDMKNELCVDLELNQVIDRNVGDLSGGELQRFAIAVVAVQSAEIYMFDEPSSYLDVKQRLKAARVIRSLLRSNSYVIVVEHDLSVLDYLSDFICCLYGKPGAYGVVTLPFSVREGINIFLAGFVPTENLRFRDESLTFKIAETQENAEEVATYQRYKYPTMSKTQGNFKLSVVEGEFTDSQIVVMLGENGTGKTTFIRMLAGLLKPDTMEGTEVEIPEFNVSYKPQKISPKFQHPVRHLLHSKIRDSYTHPQFVSDVMKPLQIEQLMDQEVINLSGGELQRVALCLCLGKPADIYLIDEPSAYLDSEQRIVASKVIKRFILHAKKTAFIVEHDFIMATYLADKVIVYEGLASIDCTANAPQSLVSGMNKFLSHLDITFRRDPTNYRPRINKLESTKDREQKNAGSYYYLDD